The following are from one region of the Haliaeetus albicilla chromosome 24, bHalAlb1.1, whole genome shotgun sequence genome:
- the LOC138681829 gene encoding T-cell surface glycoprotein CD1b-3-like isoform X2, with amino-acid sequence MTLHPPKLPWCSQLPARVPQPSPLPATPLPPGEHTWSGPPQNLSTSLIGYQGCPMTLAPPELPRRISTGEKCAVTAPVAASSSSCYTCSCTLAAGTMQHPRLLFFLLLLLPGTWADPEDPFVLQCATGCDLYPNGSYTKFYHLAYNAHNFLSFDVDNSHWERREESALAAQVERQFNNFTGFSVTLQHLLNVTCVDHMKKFIEYGKASLERLEPPVATVFSRMPKPDQLLLVCRVTGFYPRPISVAWLQDGQEVPPGPALNTSAILPNADLTYQLRSILAVAPHDGHSYACRVRHRSLGTRSLLIPWGSSKVALGGGITIAVLLTVAAALAGAIWCYRRRS; translated from the exons ATGACTTTGCATCCACCCAAACTCCCCTGGTGCTCTCAGCTGCCAGCCAGAgtgccccagcccagccctctgCCAGCCACACCACTTCCCCCTGGGGAACACACCTGGTCAGGCCCTCCCCAAAACCTCAGCACCAGCCTCATTGGCTACCAGGGCTGCCCCATGACACTGGCTCCACCAGAGCTGCCCAGGCGGATCAGCACTGGGGAGAAGTGTGCAGTCACGGCTCCTGTGGccgcttcttcttcttcctgctACACTTGCTCCTGCACACTTGCCGCTGGCACCATGCAGCACCCTcgcctcctcttcttccttctcctcctcctccctgggaCGTGGGCGGATCCAGAGG ACCCCTTTGTACTCCAGTGCGCGACTGGCTGTGACTTGTATCCCAATGGCTCCTATACCAAATTCTACCATCTTGCCTACAACGCCCACAACTTCCTCAGCTTCGATGTGGACAACAGCCACTGGGAGAGGCGAGAGGAGAGTGCACTGGCTGCACAAGTTGAGAGGCAGTTCAACAACTTCACCGGCTTCTCTGTGACCCTGCAGCACCTTCTCAATGTCACCTGTGTTGACCACATGAAGAAATTCATCGAATACGGGAAGGCATCTCTGGAGAGACTAG AGCCACCTGTTGCCACGGTCTTCTCCCGCATGCCCAAACCAGACCAGCTCCTGCTGGTTTGCCGCGTCACTGGCTTCTACCCACGGCCCATCAGCGTGGCCTGGCTGCAGGATGGCCAGGAGGTGCCGCCAGGCCCAGCGCTCAACACCAGCGCCATCCTGCCCAACGCCGACCTCACCTACCAGCTCCGCAGCATCCTGGCCGTGGCCCCCCATGACGGGCACAGCTACGCTTGCCGCGTGCGCCACCGCAGCCTGGGCACCCGCAGCCTCCTCATCCCATGGG gcagtTCCAAGGTAGCTCTCGGTGGCGGCATCACCATCGCAGTGCTGCTGACCGTGGCTGCAGCCCTTGCTGGTGCCATCTGGTGCTACAGACGCAG gagctga
- the LOC104311814 gene encoding antigen-presenting glycoprotein CD1d — protein MQPPPCCLLFHLHLLLYLLLLSGTQADLEGSFTIRLLQTSTFQNNSFVDTEGLGLLEDIELGSLDKHTWTIRFYQPWVRPALPRGDWDTIENMIKIYLQKFNHLINKGAMQKDVPYPFVAQCMAGCEVYPNRTSRAFAYVGYNGQDFLSFNMDNATWLLSQDTNLSRYVQAVLQNYTAFTELVEVLFNDTCVDDIEVLLHYGKAALERQELPVATVFSRMPKPDQLLLVCRVTGFYPRPISVAWLQDGQEVPPGPALNTSAILPNADLTYQLRSILAVAPHDGHSYACRVRHRSLGTRSLLIPWGNSEEVVLIAGLGAGLLAAVALAVIAALWVWRHRKHQQMEESESQNSILSKEA, from the exons AtgcagccccctccctgctgccttctcttccacctccaccttctcctctacctcctcctcctctctgggACACAGGCAGACCTGGAGG GGAGCTTCACTATCCGGCTGCTCCAGACCTCCACCTTCCAAAATAACTCCTTCGTGGACACGGAGGGCCTGGGCCTGCTGGAAGACATTGAGCTTGGTTCTCTTGATAAGCATACCTGGACCATACGCTTCTACCAGCCCTGGGTgcgcccagccctgccccgcgGTGACTGGGACACCATTGAGAACATGATCAAGATCTATTTGCAGAAGTTCAACCACCTGATCAATAAAGGTGCCATGCAGAAGGATGTGCCCT ACCCCTTCGTGGCCCAATGCATGGCAGGCTGTGAGGTCTACCCCAACAGGACCTCCCGGGCCTTTGCCTATGTGGGCTACAATGGCCAGGACTTCCTCAGCTTCAACATGGACAATGCCACCTGGCTCCTTTCCCAAGACACCAACCTGTCACGGTATGTCCAGGCCGTTCTCCAGAATTATACCGCCTTCACCGAGCTGGTGGAAGTACTCTTCAATGATACCTGCGTTGATGACATAGAGGTGTTACTGCACTATGGGAAGGCAGCTCTGGAGAGACAAG AGCTGCCCGTTGCCACGGTCTTCTCCCGCATGCCCAAACCAGACCAGCTCCTGCTGGTTTGCCGCGTCACTGGCTTCTACCCACGGCCCATCAGCGTGGCCTGGCTGCAGGATGGCCAGGAGGTGCCGCCAGGCCCAGCGCTCAACACCAGCGCCATCCTGCCCAACGCCGACCTCACCTACCAGCTCCGCAGCATCCTGGCCGTGGCCCCCCATGATGGGCACAGCTACGCTTGCCGCGTGCGCCACCGCAGCCTGGGCACCCGCAGCCTCCTCATCCCATGGG GGAACTCAGAGGAGGTGGTGCTGATTGCAGGGCTcggggcagggctgctggcagctgtTGCCCTGGCTGTCATCGCCGCACTTTGGGTATGGAGACACAG AAAGCACCAACAGATGGAGGAATCAGAGTCCCAGAACTCCATCCTGAGCAAAGAAGCTTAG
- the LOC138681830 gene encoding T-cell surface glycoprotein CD1b-3-like isoform X1, producing MQPPRLLLFLLLPLLLPGMWADPEAEPQVLQLLQTSFITNFSSAEMSGVALLGDVPIFALDPANWSIHFHWPWARQATAKGDAEKIKSHSKLFLRNMVRYVHEMAQQVQCNYPLVVQIRAGCVLHPNRTSWGFMDVGEGGRDLIAFEMERQRWEPRQPSPLAELVSKSLTSKKAITALMEHLLSIFCQSYILTLCRYGRTDLERQEPPVATVFSRVPKPDQLLLVCRVTGFYPRPISVAWLQDGQEVPPGPALNTSAILPNADLTYQLRSILAVAPHDGHSYACRVRHRSLGTRSLLIPWENHSIAPTVGIAIAVLLLVATASAGGYWWWKRRKGEEATWEIQEFII from the exons ATGCAGCCCCCTCGTCTCCTCCTATTCCTCttgctccctctcctcctccctgggaTGTGGGCAGACCCAGAGG CAGAGCCACAGGTTTTACAGCTGCTTCAGACCAGTTTTATCACCAacttcagctctgctgaaatGTCCGGGGTTGCTCTACTGGGGGACGTGCCCATCTTTGCACTGGATCCTGCCAACTGGAGCATCCACTTCCACTGGCCCTGGGCCCGCCAGGCCACAGCCAAGGGTGACGCAGAGAAGATCAAATCCCACTCAAAACTCTTTCTGCGCAATATGGTCCGATACGTGCACGAAATGGCCCAGCAGGTGCAATGCAACT ATCCATTGGTGGTCCAGATCCGTGCGGGCTGTGTGCTGCACCCCAATAGGACAAGCTGGGGCTTCATGGATGTCGGAGAGGGTGGCAGAGACCTCATAGCTTTTGAGATGGAGAGGCAGCGCTGGGAGCCCCGGCAGCCATCCCCACTAGCTGAGCTTGTCAGCAAGTCCCTCACCAGCAAGAAGGCCATCACAGCGCTCATGGAGCACCTCCTCTCCATTTTCTGCCAAAGCTACATCCTCACCCTCTGCAGGTATGGGAGGACTGATCTGGAGAGACAAG AGCCACCTGTTGCCACGGTCTTCTCCCGCGTGCCCAAACCAGACCAGCTCCTGCTGGTTTGCCGCGTCACTGGCTTCTACCCACGGCCCATCAGCGTGGCCTGGCTGCAGGATGGCCAGGAGGTGCCGCCAGGCCCAGCGCTCAACACCAGCGCCATCCTGCCCAACGCCGACCTCACCTACCAGCTCCGCAGCATCCTGGCCGTGGCCCCCCATGACGGGCACAGCTACGCTTGCCGCGTGCGCCACCGCAGCCTGGGCACCCGCAGCCTCCTCATCCCATGGG AAAACCACAGCATAGCTCCAACTGTCGGCATCGCCATCGCAGTGCTGCTCCTTGtggccacagcctctgctggggGGTATTGGTGGTGGAAGCGCAG GAAGGGTGAAGAGGCCACATGGGAGATCCAGGAATTCATCATTTGA
- the LOC138681830 gene encoding T-cell surface glycoprotein CD1b-3-like isoform X2 gives MQPPRLLLFLLLPLLLPGMWADPEEPQVLQLLQTSFITNFSSAEMSGVALLGDVPIFALDPANWSIHFHWPWARQATAKGDAEKIKSHSKLFLRNMVRYVHEMAQQVQCNYPLVVQIRAGCVLHPNRTSWGFMDVGEGGRDLIAFEMERQRWEPRQPSPLAELVSKSLTSKKAITALMEHLLSIFCQSYILTLCRYGRTDLERQEPPVATVFSRVPKPDQLLLVCRVTGFYPRPISVAWLQDGQEVPPGPALNTSAILPNADLTYQLRSILAVAPHDGHSYACRVRHRSLGTRSLLIPWENHSIAPTVGIAIAVLLLVATASAGGYWWWKRRKGEEATWEIQEFII, from the exons ATGCAGCCCCCTCGTCTCCTCCTATTCCTCttgctccctctcctcctccctgggaTGTGGGCAGACCCAGAGG AGCCACAGGTTTTACAGCTGCTTCAGACCAGTTTTATCACCAacttcagctctgctgaaatGTCCGGGGTTGCTCTACTGGGGGACGTGCCCATCTTTGCACTGGATCCTGCCAACTGGAGCATCCACTTCCACTGGCCCTGGGCCCGCCAGGCCACAGCCAAGGGTGACGCAGAGAAGATCAAATCCCACTCAAAACTCTTTCTGCGCAATATGGTCCGATACGTGCACGAAATGGCCCAGCAGGTGCAATGCAACT ATCCATTGGTGGTCCAGATCCGTGCGGGCTGTGTGCTGCACCCCAATAGGACAAGCTGGGGCTTCATGGATGTCGGAGAGGGTGGCAGAGACCTCATAGCTTTTGAGATGGAGAGGCAGCGCTGGGAGCCCCGGCAGCCATCCCCACTAGCTGAGCTTGTCAGCAAGTCCCTCACCAGCAAGAAGGCCATCACAGCGCTCATGGAGCACCTCCTCTCCATTTTCTGCCAAAGCTACATCCTCACCCTCTGCAGGTATGGGAGGACTGATCTGGAGAGACAAG AGCCACCTGTTGCCACGGTCTTCTCCCGCGTGCCCAAACCAGACCAGCTCCTGCTGGTTTGCCGCGTCACTGGCTTCTACCCACGGCCCATCAGCGTGGCCTGGCTGCAGGATGGCCAGGAGGTGCCGCCAGGCCCAGCGCTCAACACCAGCGCCATCCTGCCCAACGCCGACCTCACCTACCAGCTCCGCAGCATCCTGGCCGTGGCCCCCCATGACGGGCACAGCTACGCTTGCCGCGTGCGCCACCGCAGCCTGGGCACCCGCAGCCTCCTCATCCCATGGG AAAACCACAGCATAGCTCCAACTGTCGGCATCGCCATCGCAGTGCTGCTCCTTGtggccacagcctctgctggggGGTATTGGTGGTGGAAGCGCAG GAAGGGTGAAGAGGCCACATGGGAGATCCAGGAATTCATCATTTGA
- the LOC138681829 gene encoding antigen-presenting glycoprotein CD1d-like isoform X1: protein MTLHPPKLPWCSQLPARVPQPSPLPATPLPPGEHTWSGPPQNLSTSLIGYQGCPMTLAPPELPRRISTGEKCAVTAPVAASSSSCYTCSCTLAAGTMQHPRLLFFLLLLLPGTWADPEGSCKLHLFQTFIFHNASFVDISAWATLEDIIFASLQKYTQNILYLHPWVYPALPVAEWENLKNLFRIYMHNFVLSLAGDAELYQTPYPFVLQCATGCDLYPNGSYTKFYHLAYNAHNFLSFDVDNSHWERREESALAAQVERQFNNFTGFSVTLQHLLNVTCVDHMKKFIEYGKASLERLEPPVATVFSRMPKPDQLLLVCRVTGFYPRPISVAWLQDGQEVPPGPALNTSAILPNADLTYQLRSILAVAPHDGHSYACRVRHRSLGTRSLLIPWGSSKVALGGGITIAVLLTVAAALAGAIWCYRRRS from the exons ATGACTTTGCATCCACCCAAACTCCCCTGGTGCTCTCAGCTGCCAGCCAGAgtgccccagcccagccctctgCCAGCCACACCACTTCCCCCTGGGGAACACACCTGGTCAGGCCCTCCCCAAAACCTCAGCACCAGCCTCATTGGCTACCAGGGCTGCCCCATGACACTGGCTCCACCAGAGCTGCCCAGGCGGATCAGCACTGGGGAGAAGTGTGCAGTCACGGCTCCTGTGGccgcttcttcttcttcctgctACACTTGCTCCTGCACACTTGCCGCTGGCACCATGCAGCACCCTcgcctcctcttcttccttctcctcctcctccctgggaCGTGGGCGGATCCAGAGG GCTCTTGTAAACTCCACCTTTTCCAAACCTTCATCTTCCACAATGCCAGCTTTGTGGACATTTCAGCCTGGGCCACCCTGGAGGACATCATCTTTGCTTCCTTGCAGAAATACACCCAGAACATCCTCTACCTCCACCCATGGGTCTACCCAGCCCTGCCTGTAGCAGAGTGGGAAAACCTGAAAAACCTATTCAGGATCTACATGCACAACTTCGTTCTGTCCCTAGCCGGTGATGCCGAGCTGTACCAGACACCCT ACCCCTTTGTACTCCAGTGCGCGACTGGCTGTGACTTGTATCCCAATGGCTCCTATACCAAATTCTACCATCTTGCCTACAACGCCCACAACTTCCTCAGCTTCGATGTGGACAACAGCCACTGGGAGAGGCGAGAGGAGAGTGCACTGGCTGCACAAGTTGAGAGGCAGTTCAACAACTTCACCGGCTTCTCTGTGACCCTGCAGCACCTTCTCAATGTCACCTGTGTTGACCACATGAAGAAATTCATCGAATACGGGAAGGCATCTCTGGAGAGACTAG AGCCACCTGTTGCCACGGTCTTCTCCCGCATGCCCAAACCAGACCAGCTCCTGCTGGTTTGCCGCGTCACTGGCTTCTACCCACGGCCCATCAGCGTGGCCTGGCTGCAGGATGGCCAGGAGGTGCCGCCAGGCCCAGCGCTCAACACCAGCGCCATCCTGCCCAACGCCGACCTCACCTACCAGCTCCGCAGCATCCTGGCCGTGGCCCCCCATGACGGGCACAGCTACGCTTGCCGCGTGCGCCACCGCAGCCTGGGCACCCGCAGCCTCCTCATCCCATGGG gcagtTCCAAGGTAGCTCTCGGTGGCGGCATCACCATCGCAGTGCTGCTGACCGTGGCTGCAGCCCTTGCTGGTGCCATCTGGTGCTACAGACGCAG gagctga